A region of Pirellulales bacterium DNA encodes the following proteins:
- the rplI gene encoding 50S ribosomal protein L9, with product MATKAAAPKATATKAKSAPQPKKPKTRGRLPRGKHGGIELLLIQAVDHLGKQGDVVEVKPGYAKNYLLPQGLATVATDHHKRMVDKHRARLQEIQNTRLAGLRSLADLLAQQSITIEANANDEGHLYGSVGAPDIVNALKKNDFTVTADQIRLKGPLKELGLYTVNVHIGHDIETELKVWVVPTVTDEEAATPKPQQ from the coding sequence ATGGCCACGAAAGCCGCCGCACCTAAAGCCACTGCCACGAAAGCCAAATCCGCCCCGCAGCCCAAGAAGCCGAAGACCCGTGGTCGGCTGCCGCGCGGCAAGCACGGCGGCATCGAGCTGCTGTTGATCCAGGCCGTGGATCACCTGGGCAAGCAGGGAGACGTGGTCGAAGTGAAGCCGGGCTACGCCAAGAATTACCTGCTGCCGCAGGGGCTGGCAACGGTGGCCACGGATCATCACAAGCGGATGGTCGACAAGCATCGGGCTCGGCTGCAAGAGATCCAGAATACCCGCCTGGCAGGTCTGCGCTCGCTGGCCGATTTGCTCGCTCAGCAGAGCATCACGATCGAAGCCAACGCCAACGACGAAGGGCATCTCTACGGTTCGGTCGGTGCGCCGGACATCGTCAACGCTCTGAAGAAGAACGACTTCACCGTGACCGCCGACCAGATTCGCCTCAAGGGTCCGCTGAAGGAACTGGGCCTCTATACGGTCAACGTCCACATCGGTCACGATATCGAGACCGAACTCAAGGTGTGGGTCGTGCCGACCGTGACCGACGAAGAAGCCGCCACGCCGAAGCCGCAACAGTAA